Proteins encoded by one window of Salvia splendens isolate huo1 chromosome 14, SspV2, whole genome shotgun sequence:
- the LOC121763584 gene encoding E3 ubiquitin-protein ligase RNF170-like isoform X1, translating to MLSWFRKGKNESGVTSKDLPPEDDCCPICFNEFHVPCRTNCGHWFCGGCLLGILRSVVNYYHLCKCPVCESLIYKLVPLLPALVQPGREEEASEILGEIEQFNTEDEHRRQFGELNELLRERKKNREDSIVFRIFMKYGDLIEGVTKALVCLLWFSFVLKQFVNIITDFRLWPNEGMAFRLCQTLRCAIVVLGLIWMFRRHIWG from the exons ATGTTGAGTTGGTTCAGAAAAGGCAAGAATGAGAGCGGAGTTACCAGCAAGGATTTGCCGCCGGAAGATGACTGCTGCCCCATTTGCTTCAATGAATTCCACGTTCCATGCCGGACTAACTGCGGCCACTGGTTTTGCG GTGGATGCCTTCTTGGGATTTTGAGATCCGTTGTGAATTACTACCACCTTTGCAAGTGCCCTGTCTGTGAATCCTTGATATATAAACTTGTTCCCCTTTTACCTGCACTGGTTCAGCcaggaagagaagaagaagctaGTGAGATCCTCGGGGAGATCGAGCAATTTAATACTGAAGACGAG CATAGAAGACAATTTGGTGAGCTCAATGAGCTCCTcagagagaggaagaaaaatCGTGAAGACTCGATTGTATTTCGCATCTTCATG AAATATGGAGATCTGATCGAGGGTGTGACAAAAGCTCTAGTTTGTCTATTATGGTTTAGTTTT GTGCTGAAGCAATTTGTCAACATAATAACTGACTTCCGCTTGTGGCCAAATG AAGGGATGGCATTCCGACTGTGTCAAACGCTGAGATGTGCTATTGTTGTACTTGGTTTGATTTGGATGTTTAGGCGACATATATGGGGATAG
- the LOC121763582 gene encoding uncharacterized protein LOC121763582 — protein sequence MEETTMLSWLEEGRNGGGGYRKDRPPEDDCCPICFDDFHVPCRTNCGHWFCGSCLLRLSRFNANFNLFICPVCQSWVYNLVPHSPVLIQPGREEIDEILGEIEQFNRVHELVAGSLMESIFYTFLEAWVRNMIQLYALSPPDLNLGRLVMYPHFFSALSPEWRQQEQTLPALSDLNPHSTWCSNSQGQRKIYNPTSTSLTQVEEEVDIGIKEQVEVAEDLEREAIKSYANCVRNQGT from the exons ATGGAAGAGACGACGATGTTGAGTTGGTTAGAAGAAGGCAGAAATGGCGGCGGAGGATATAGGAAGGATAGGCCGCCGGAAGATGACTGCTGCCCCATTTGCTTTGATGATTTCCACGTTCCATGCCGGACTAACTGTGGCCATTGGTTTTGCG GCAGCTGCCTTCTTCGACTTTCGAGATTCAATGCAAATTTCAATCTGTTCATATGCCCTGTGTGTCAATCCTGGGTATATAATCTTGTTCCCCACTCACCTGTACTGATTCAGCCAGGAAGAGAAGAAATTGATGAAATCCTCGGAGAGATCGAGCAATTTAATCGTGTTCACGAG TTGGTTGCAGGGTCTCTGATGGAGAGCATATTCTACACATTCTTGGAGGCTTGGGTTAGGAATATGATCCAGTTGTATGCGCTGTCACCTCCAGATCTGAACCTTGGGCGATTGGTGATGTATCCTCATTTCTTCTCAGCTTTGAGTCCAGAATGGAGACAACAAGAGCAAACTCTTCCAGCACTGAGTGATCTCAACCCTCACTCCACTTGGTGCAGCAACAGTCAGGGCCAAAGAAAGATCTACAATCCTACATCAACAAGTTTGACACAGGTGGAGGAAGAGGTGGATATAGGAATCAAAGAGCAGGTAGAGGTGGCAGAGGATTTGGAAAGGGAGGCAATAAAATCATATGCCAACTGTGTGAGAAACCAGGGCACTTAG
- the LOC121763584 gene encoding uncharacterized protein LOC121763584 isoform X2 codes for MRAELPARICRRKMTAAPFASMNSTFHAGLTAATGGCLLGILRSVVNYYHLCKCPVCESLIYKLVPLLPALVQPGREEEASEILGEIEQFNTEDEHRRQFGELNELLRERKKNREDSIVFRIFMKYGDLIEGVTKALVCLLWFSFVLKQFVNIITDFRLWPNEGMAFRLCQTLRCAIVVLGLIWMFRRHIWG; via the exons ATGAGAGCGGAGTTACCAGCAAGGATTTGCCGCCGGAAGATGACTGCTGCCCCATTTGCTTCAATGAATTCCACGTTCCATGCCGGACTAACTGCGGCCACTG GTGGATGCCTTCTTGGGATTTTGAGATCCGTTGTGAATTACTACCACCTTTGCAAGTGCCCTGTCTGTGAATCCTTGATATATAAACTTGTTCCCCTTTTACCTGCACTGGTTCAGCcaggaagagaagaagaagctaGTGAGATCCTCGGGGAGATCGAGCAATTTAATACTGAAGACGAG CATAGAAGACAATTTGGTGAGCTCAATGAGCTCCTcagagagaggaagaaaaatCGTGAAGACTCGATTGTATTTCGCATCTTCATG AAATATGGAGATCTGATCGAGGGTGTGACAAAAGCTCTAGTTTGTCTATTATGGTTTAGTTTT GTGCTGAAGCAATTTGTCAACATAATAACTGACTTCCGCTTGTGGCCAAATG AAGGGATGGCATTCCGACTGTGTCAAACGCTGAGATGTGCTATTGTTGTACTTGGTTTGATTTGGATGTTTAGGCGACATATATGGGGATAG
- the LOC121763837 gene encoding protein gar2-like: MVLSNKKLKEKLRAAKATVITISGGKNKLADKSHEKSQAISSKASDSLRVIQNLEAQKSKSSKRERPKRVKPKKKALSENANITKNGGTSGDVVLKQQDGLNSDTKQEKKLKKRKNDESGASENVKKKRKKRDESETSENVEKKQKDESEASVKVKKKSNKKKKRPRQWWMIKKRKNDDKKNEAEDGAVKEGVNHNENGSTTEQLVANADVSIDNDRIYLESSQKVYVGGIPYYSNEDDIRSYFEGCGTITFIDCMTFPDTGKFRGIAFITFKTEAAAKRALALDGSDMGGFFLKIQPFKSAKENKLPNFAPSVEEGYNRIYVGNLAWDITEDDLKNTLAGCAIKSIRFGEDKETGEFKGYAHVDFDDSLSLKTALNLDQTVVCGRPIKISCAVKKGTAFESKPIRKDNQVENGKGAAAASLKAPPKDYQVNAVAAAASLKVPPEDYQVDHYNTSSVATDVSSKIRRRTCYECGEKGHLSSACPKIQAAAPTNPGTQPLLPAAASSKVPQEDYQVDYYNTSSATTDVSSKIRRRTCYECGEKGHLSSACPKIQAAAPTNPGTQPVLPAAASLKVPQEDYQVNYYNTSVEAEKQVTSSVTADVSSKIRRRTCYECGEKGHLSSACPKIQAATPTNPGTQLLVPTAAAASLKVPQENYQVNHYNASVEVEKQVPSSVSAAMSSKIRRRTCYECGQKGHLSSDCPKVQAAATTTPEKR; this comes from the exons ATGGTGTTATCAAACAAGAAGCTGAAGGAGAAGCTACGAGCTGCTAAAGCCACAGTAATCACAATCTCGGGAGGTAAGAATAAGTTAGCAGACAAAAGTCATGAGAAATCCCAGGCTATTTCTTCTAAAGCCTCGGATTCCTTGAGGGTTATCCAGAATCTAGAGGCACAAAAGTCCAAATCATCCAAAAGAGAAAGACCTAAAAGAGTAAAACCAAAGAAAAAGGCACTTTCTGAGAATGCaaacattactaaaaatggaggAACAAGTGGTGATGTGGTGCTAAAGCAACAAGATGGGCTGAATTCAGATACTAAGCAGGAGAAGAAGTTGAAGAAAAGGAAGAATGATGAAAGTGGGGCATCAGAGAACgtaaagaagaaaagaaagaagagagatgaaAGTGAGACATCAGAGAATGTAGAGAAGAAGCAGAAAGATGAAAGTGAGGCTTCAGTTAAAGTGAAGAAGAAAagcaacaagaagaagaagaggccgCGACAGTGGTGGATgataaagaagagaaagaatgacgataaaaaaaatgaggCGGAAGATGGGGCAGTCAAGGAAGGAGTTAACCACAATGAAAATGGATCTACTACGGAGCAACTTGTGGCAAATGCTGATGTGAGCATTGATAATGATAG AATTTATTTAGAGAGTTCTCAAAAAGTGTACGTTGGAGGCATCCCATACTACTCCAATGAGGATGATATTAGAAGTTACTTTGAAGGTTGTGGAACCATTACTTTCATTGATTGTATGACATTTCCAGACACTGGGAAGTTCCGAGGAATAGCATTTATCACTTTCAAG ACCGAAGCTGCAGCGAAAAGGGCATTGGCACTTGATGGTTCCGACAT GGGTGGTTTTTTCCTTAAAATCCAGCCTTTCAAGTCAGCTAAAGAAAACAAGTTGCCCAATTTTGCACCATCTGTCGAGGAGGGCTACAATAGGATATATGTGGGTAATCTGGCATGGGATATAACCGAGGATGATTTGAAGAATACTCTTGCTGGCTGCGCAATTAAATCTATTCGGTTTGGTGAAGATAAAGAGACGGGGGAGTTCAAGGGATATGCCCATGTCGATTTCGATGACAGCCTCTCTCTAAAAACAGCTTTGAACTTGGATCAAACCGTAGTCTGTGGGAGGCCTATTAAAATAAGCTGTGCCGTGAAGAAAGGTACTGCTTTTGAGTCGAAACCAATTCGAAAAGATAATCAAGTCGAGAATGGCAAGGGGGCCGCTGCTGCCAGTTTGAAGGCTCCACCTAAAGACTATCAAGTCAATGCGGTAGCTGCTGCTGCCAGTTTAAAGGTGCCACCAGAAGACTATCAAGTCGACCATTATAATACTAGCAGTGTCGCAACTGATGTTAGTTCAAAGATACGGAGGCGAACATGTTATGAATGTGGAGAAAAGGGCCATCTTTCATCAGCTTGCCCAAAGATACAAGCCGCTGCTCCTACAAATCCAGGTACACAACCGCTGTTACCTGCTGCTGCCAGTTCAAAGGTGCCACAAGAAGACTATCAAGTCGACTATTATAATACTAGTAGTGCCACAACTGATGTTAGTTCAAAGATACGGAGGCGAACATGTTACGAATGTGGAGAAAAAGGCCATCTTTCATCAGCTTGCCCGAAGATACAAGCTGCTGCTCCTACAAATCCAGGTACACAACCGGTGTTACCTGCTGCTGCCAGTTTAAAGGTGCCACAAGAAGACTATCAAGTCAACTATTATAATACTAGTGTAGAAGCTGAAAAGCAAGTTACAAGCAGTGTCACAGCTGATGTTAGTTCAAAGATTCGGAGGCGAACATGTTACGAATGTGGAGAAAAAGGGCACCTTTCATCAGCTTGCCCGAAGATACAAGCTGCAACTCCTACAAATCCAGGTACACAACTGCTGGTACCTACTGCTGCTGCTGCCAGTTTAAAGGTCCCACAAGAAAACTATCAAGTCAACCATTATAATGCTAGTGTAGAAGTTGAAAAGCAAGTTCCTAGCAGTGTCTCGGCTGCTATGAGTTCAAAGATACGGAGGCGAACATGTTACGAATGTGGACAAAAGGGCCATCTTTCATCAGATTGCCCTAAGGTACAAGCTGCTGCTACTACAACTCCAGaaaaaagatag
- the LOC121765973 gene encoding E3 ubiquitin-protein ligase RNF170-like isoform X1: MLGWFRNRKNLRYTKDKPPEHSRCDLCFNDFHFPCRTNCGHWLCGTCVLRFSILMDDFRKFKCSECESQVYNLVPHSPVLIQPGRQVAEVLGEILQFNREHKKDVDLLQSVRRMPDILIDKLPFVYASSSLRLYNMLMQYMTSVCGQMVCSSLLQKGLNSDYVKW, translated from the exons ATGCTGGGTTGGTTCAGAAACCGCAAGAATTTGAGATATACCAAGGATAAGCCGCCGGAACATTCGCGCTGCGACCTCTGCTTTAATGACTTCCACTTTCCTTGCCGGACTAACTGTGGCCATTGGCTTTGCG GCACCTGCGTTCTTCGATTTTCAATACTCATGGATGATTTCCGAAAGTTCAAGTGTTCTGAGTGTGAATCCCAGGTTTATAATCTTGTTCCCCATTCACCTGTACTGATTCAGCCAGGAAGACAAGTTGCTGAGGTCCTTGGAGAGATCCTGCAATTTAATCGTGAACATAAG AAAGACGTAGATCTGCTCCAGAGCGTGAGAAGAATGCCGGATATTTTGATTGACAAATTACCGTTTGTTTATGCAAGTTCGTCTCT ACGCTTATACAATATGCTGATGCAGTATATGACTTCCGTTTGTGGTCAAATGGTATGTTCCTCTTTGCTTCAG AAGGGATTGAATTCCGACTATGTCAAATGGTGA
- the LOC121765704 gene encoding splicing factor 3B subunit 4-like — MTTRIAPGVGANLLGQHSAERNQDATVYVGNLENKAGEELLWELFVQAGPVVNVYVPKDRVTSAHQGYGFVEFRSEEDADYAIKVLNMIKLFGKPIRVNKASQDKKSVDVGANLFIGNLDPDVDEKLLYDTFSAFGVIVANPKIMRDPETGNSRGFGFISYDSFEASDASIETMNGQYLCNRQITVSYAYKKDTKGERHGTPAERVLAASNPTTIRSRPHTMFASGPPTIPQQNGGVNAPVAPRPFTNGPVPPPPIPALSVPPPQNMYQPMQMQAPSWQGQPPQPGHAGIPPPMQQFRSMPPPPPQMAPAPMRPPPPPSGMAPPPGWRPPPPPQHLVGGTHPMQHMSMPPPQHMHMPPQ, encoded by the exons ATGACGACCAGGATAGCGCCGGGCGTCGGAGCAAATCTTCTCGGCCAGCATTCCGCCGAACGCAACCAAGACGCCACAGTATACGTCGGCAATCTCGAAAATAAG GCAGGTGAAGAGTTATTATGGGAGCTGTTTGTGCAAGCCGGTCCAGTTG TTAATGTATATGTGCCCAAGGACAGAGTTACAAGTGCTCATCAAGGCTATGGATTTGTGGAGTTTAGAAGCGAAGAAGATGCTGATTAT GCAATCAAAGTTCTTAATATGATTAAATTGTTTGGGAAACCTATACGAGTAAATAAG GCTTCACAAGATAAGAAAAGTGTGGATGTCGGAGCAAACCTTTTTATCGGAAACCTCGATCCT GATGTTGATGAAAAGCTTCTTTATGACACTTTCAGTGCTTTTGGTGTTATTGTTGCTAATCCAAAG ATAATGAGAGACCCTGAAACTGGAAATTCTCGCGGTTTTGGTTTTATCAGCTATGATTCTTTTGAGGCGTCTGATGCCTCTATTGAG ACGATGAATGGCCAGTACCTCTGCAATCGTCAGATAACAGTGTCTTATGCATACAAGAAAGATACGAAAGGAGAGCGCCATGGCACCCCTGCAG AAAGAGTTCTTGCTGCTAGTAATCCTACTACCATAAGAAGTAGGCCCCACACCATGTTTGCAAGTGGACCTCCAACAATACCTCAGCAAAACGGTGGTGTCAACGCCCCAGTCGCACCAAGGCCCTTCACAAACGGCCCTGTTCCTCCACCTCCGATCCCAGCACTCAGTGTCCCGCCCCCACAGAACATGTATCAGCCTATGCAGATGCAAGCGCCATCTTGGCAGGGTCAGCCACCACAACCTGGCCACGCTGGCATCCCTCCACCAATGCAGCAGTTCAGAAGCatgccgcctccgcctccacaAATGGCCCCAGCTCCTATGAGACCTCCACCGCCTCCATCTGGAATGGCTCCTCCTCCTGGTTGGcgaccaccgccgccgcctcagCATCTCGTGGGTGGAACCCATCCCATGCAGCATATGTCCATGCCCCCACCTCAACATATGCATATGCCGCCACAATAA
- the LOC121765973 gene encoding E3 ubiquitin-protein ligase RNF170-like isoform X3, which produces MLGWFRNRKNLRYTKDKPPEHSRCDLCFNDFHFPCRTNCGHWLCGTCVLRFSILMDDFRKFKCSECESQVYNLVPHSPVLIQPGRQVAEVLGEILQFNREHKKDVDLLQSVRRMPDILIDKLPFVYANAYTIC; this is translated from the exons ATGCTGGGTTGGTTCAGAAACCGCAAGAATTTGAGATATACCAAGGATAAGCCGCCGGAACATTCGCGCTGCGACCTCTGCTTTAATGACTTCCACTTTCCTTGCCGGACTAACTGTGGCCATTGGCTTTGCG GCACCTGCGTTCTTCGATTTTCAATACTCATGGATGATTTCCGAAAGTTCAAGTGTTCTGAGTGTGAATCCCAGGTTTATAATCTTGTTCCCCATTCACCTGTACTGATTCAGCCAGGAAGACAAGTTGCTGAGGTCCTTGGAGAGATCCTGCAATTTAATCGTGAACATAAG AAAGACGTAGATCTGCTCCAGAGCGTGAGAAGAATGCCGGATATTTTGATTGACAAATTACCGTTTGTTTATGCAA ACGCTTATACAATATGCTGA
- the LOC121765973 gene encoding E3 ubiquitin-protein ligase RNF170-like isoform X2 translates to MLGWFRNRKNLRYTKDKPPEHSRCDLCFNDFHFPCRTNCGHWLCGTCVLRFSILMDDFRKFKCSECESQVYNLVPHSPVLIQPGRQVAEVLGEILQFNREHKKDVDLLQSVRRMPDILIDKLPFVYASSSLRLYNMLMQYMTSVCGQMKGLNSDYVKW, encoded by the exons ATGCTGGGTTGGTTCAGAAACCGCAAGAATTTGAGATATACCAAGGATAAGCCGCCGGAACATTCGCGCTGCGACCTCTGCTTTAATGACTTCCACTTTCCTTGCCGGACTAACTGTGGCCATTGGCTTTGCG GCACCTGCGTTCTTCGATTTTCAATACTCATGGATGATTTCCGAAAGTTCAAGTGTTCTGAGTGTGAATCCCAGGTTTATAATCTTGTTCCCCATTCACCTGTACTGATTCAGCCAGGAAGACAAGTTGCTGAGGTCCTTGGAGAGATCCTGCAATTTAATCGTGAACATAAG AAAGACGTAGATCTGCTCCAGAGCGTGAGAAGAATGCCGGATATTTTGATTGACAAATTACCGTTTGTTTATGCAAGTTCGTCTCT ACGCTTATACAATATGCTGATGCAGTATATGACTTCCGTTTGTGGTCAAATG AAGGGATTGAATTCCGACTATGTCAAATGGTGA
- the LOC121763897 gene encoding transcription repressor OFP7-like, with protein sequence MAKRLKLRICRAIATTLQSCRSKHPSHLPTDPTPSLSHPSEFPQPHPANHPPQFNCQNEEKWHVVVEIPAPPPPEKIRRRSKKKKQRYIPSRLRLRLSTSSADSGWFSTEETETLVSSSPRSSSDLHPIGEKSHAANPRNSRRRSRRPTRSSNRTAAEGNSPAPARLSMLKKLIPCTVDGKVKESFAVVKKSEDPLGDFRRSMVDMIVEKQMFEKKDLEQLLQCFLSLNSRNYHGVIVEAFSEIWAAMFTPPPVGHYRRRRRVSRVASSF encoded by the coding sequence ATGGCGAAGCGTTTGAAGCTCAGAATTTGCAGAGCCATCGCCACCACTCTGCAATCCTGCCGCTCCAAACATCCTTCCCATCTCCCAACAGATCCCACCCCTTCACTCTCACACCCCTCCGAATTCCCCCAACCTCACCCCGCCAACCACCCGCCGCAATTCAATTGCCAAAACGAAGAAAAATGGCACGTCGTCGTCGAAATCCCCGCGCCACCACCGCCGGAGAAGATCCGCCGCCgctcgaagaagaagaagcaacgATACATCCCcagccgcctccgcctccgcctcagcACTTCCTCCGCCGACAGCGGCTGGTTCAGCACCGAGGAAACCGAAACCCTAGTCTCCTCATCTCCGCGATCCTCCTCCGATCTGCATCCGATCGGAGAGAAATCGCACGCCGCAAACCCTAGAAATTCCCGTCGCCGGAGCCGGAGACCAACGCGATCGTCGAATCGAACGGCGGCGGAGGGGaattcgccggcgccggcgaggcTGTCGATGCTGAAGAAGCTGATTCCGTGCACGGTGGATGGGAAAGTGAAGGAGAGCTTCGCGGTCGTGAAGAAATCGGAGGATCCGCTGGGGGATTTCAGGAGGTCGATGGTAGATATGATCGTGGAGAAGCAGATGTTCGAGAAGAAGGATTTGGAGCAGCTGCTGCAGTGCTTTCTCTCCTTGAATTCAAGGAATTACCATGGGGTTATCGTCGAGGCTTTCTCCGAGATTTGGGCCGCGATGTTTACACCGCCGCCTGTGGGGCATTACCGGCGCCGGCGCCGAGTGTCGCGAGTCGCTTCGtcgttttaa